In Rutidosis leptorrhynchoides isolate AG116_Rl617_1_P2 chromosome 2, CSIRO_AGI_Rlap_v1, whole genome shotgun sequence, one genomic interval encodes:
- the LOC139889996 gene encoding uncharacterized protein: MEFKVASWNIRGMNTVDKQKELKLFIKNEKLNMCVVLETHLKKSKIVEVCNNVFENWEWISNVVYSPNSCRIVLGWNPEKVNVMLLHVDKQVMLCQVETCDPTTIFFCSIVYACNSGKERRLAWKGLEVQKASIGQHPWVLLGDFNVTRQVDEHSAGGAFITEEMQEFIDCINMIVVDDIAKYPDAYGMFLPYLVSDHSRAFLGFPNDKEGFLPIVEKGWTTQVEGFNMYKVVKKLKYLKRDLNNNLISKVKDIRGELQNAQKEIDNDPFNEQLRIKATQLLQEYETTKKDELCMLKQLARIKWLTEGDKNSSYFHGILKSRRKKSRVDNNVTPLEELGDIFSTKLSDVDANIMVSDVTNQEIKDAIFDIDSSKVAGPNGYSAYFFKKAWGVVGKDICLAVKDFFRNGKLLGEEPRDEDDPTAQGRPTDTHRHSSVGEGDRPRFPPYHYHMGDLPGHESWFAQHAIFQNLDHFTHYAGRQLNVPPYPHEYPVLVSHRDPRGAGPSHQYTGPPSPPRHHYTQRTVIPSPPREQSTRVASFVDNLFDTSHMRTNRDTSIDAQESV; encoded by the exons ATGGAATTTAAAGTAGCTAGTTGGAACATTAGAGGAATGAATACTGTGGATAAACAGAAGGAATTGAAGTTGTTTATTAagaatgaaaaattaaatatgtgtGTTGTTTTAGAAACTCATCTCAAGAAGAGTAAAATTGTTGAGGTGTGTAATAATGTGTTTGAGAATTGGGAATGGATATCGAATGTTGTGTATAGTCCTAACAGTTGTAGGATTGTGCTAGGGTGGAATCCTGAAAAGGTCAATGTAATGCTATTACATGTAGATAAGCAAGTTATGCTATGTCAGGTGGAGACTTGTGACCCTACCACTATATTTTTCTGTAGCATTGTGTATGCTTGCAATTCTGGTAAGGAAAGGAGGTTAGCATGGAAAGGGTTAGAGGTTCAGAAAGCTAGTATTGGCCAACATCCTTGGGTATTGTTAGGAGATTTTAATGTCACTAGACAGGTGGATGAACATTCAGCTGGTGGGGCATTCATTACTGAGGAGATGCAAGAATTTATTGATTGTATTAATATGATAGTGGTTGATGATATTG CTAAATATCCTGATGCATATGGGATGTTCCTTCCTTATTTGGTTTCAGATCATAGTCGTGCTTTCTTGGGTTTCCCTAATG ACAAAGAAGGTTTCCTGCCTATTGTTGAGAAGGGTTGGACTACTCAAGTGGAAGGGTTTAATATGTATAAGGTGGTTAAAAAGCTTAAATATCTTAAAAGAGATTTGAATAATAACCTTATCTCAAAAGTAAAGGATATAAGAGGGGAGCTTCAAAATGCTCAAAAGGAGATTGATAATGATCCTTTTAATGAGCAGTTGAGAATTAAGGCAACACAATTGCTGCAAGAATATGAAACTACCAAAAAGGATGAGTTGTGCATGCTCAAACAACTTGCAAGGATAAAATGGTTAACTGAGGGTGATAAGAACTCAAGTTATTTTCATGGCATTTTAAAAAGTAGAAGAAAGAAAAGCAGAGTAGATA ATAATGTTACACCACTTGAGGAGTTGGGTGATATATTTTCTACAAAGTTATCTGATGTGGATGCAAACATAATGGTTTCTGATGTGACTAATCAAGAAATTAAAGATGCCATTTTTGATATAGACAGCAGTAAAGTTGCAGGGCCTAATGGATATTCTGCATACTTTTTCAAGAAGGCATGGGGTGTTGTAGGGAAAGATATTTGCTTAGCTGTTAAAGACTTTTTCAGAAATGGGAAATTACTTGGGGAGGAACcgcgggatgaggatgatcccaccgcACAGGGACGGCCCACTGACACCCACCGACACTCATCAGTTGGGGAAGGGGATAGGCCACGCTTTCCGCCGTACCACTACCACATGGGAGATCTACCAGGACATGAGAGTTGGTTCGCCCAGCATGCGATCTTTCAGAATTTGGATCATTTTACACATTATGCGGGCAGACAACTCAATGTCCCGCCATATCCTCATGAGTATCCGGTACTAGTATCCCACAGGGACCCCAGAGGAGCAGGCCCGAGTCATCAGTATACGGGACCTCCATCTCCACCTCGGCATCACTACACGCAGCGTACAGTCATCCCATCTCCTCCTAGGGAACAGAGCACAAGGGTTGCGAGTTTCGTCGATAACCTATTCGACACATCCCACATGCGCACTAACAGAGATACATCCATCGATGCTCAGGAATCCGTATAG
- the LOC139889995 gene encoding F-box protein CPR1-like, which yields MKKSCLTATMVNIPDDVLRNNIFIRLPAKQVARMRSLSKTWNHVLSDPSFIKSHLHHSIHKTTTIKLMIFSNTEPNPTDNVECFLNLWNPSLSALIVLPNSNIPFVLDGRCNQSVFRFGYDPKTDDYKVVMLTYVHKNQEGIEWHPIKVYSVQKGYWESISEKFSAHITGFYCVNEVSGDGHDGHVHMLCYLDASSISQTIIAFDLGDETFSEISLPDPIQRYNNSQTNVLGVLFEKLCVMSCMSQGDCEVWVMEEYGVTTSWVKRLVFTQLFTGHNIPLGFTLRGELIFEFGDRHLALYDSNGDILKVLKTIEKEVIYLKIVQYVDSLVWVAHLVGNSCGSTQTV from the exons ATGAAGAAATCGTGTTTAACAGCGACTATGGTGAACATTCCTGACGATGTTTTGCGCAACAAtatattcattaggttacctgcaaAACAAGTTGCTCGAATGAGGTCCCTTTCTAAAACCTGGAATCATGTTTTGTCTGATCCCTCCTTTATTAAATCTCACCTTCATCATTCAATCCACAAAACTACCACAATCAAACTCATGATCTTTTC GAACACAGAACCAAACCCTACTGATAATGTTGAATGTTTTCTTAACCTTTGGAACCCTTCTCTATCGGCTTTAATAGTTCTCCCAAATAGTAATATTCCATTTGTTTTAGACGGTCGATGTAACCAATCTGTTTTTCGATTCGGGTATGATCCCAAAACTGATGATTACAAAGTTGTAATGCTTACGTACGTCCATAAGAACCAGGAAGGTATCGAGTGGCATCCCATAAAAGTATATAGTGTtca AAAGGGTTACTGGGAATCGATTTCTGAAAAATTTTCAGCCCACATTACag GTTTTTACTGCGTAAATGAAGTTAGTGGAGATGGACACGATGGCCATGTTCATATGCTTTGCTATTTAGATGCCAGTAGTATTTCACAAACGATAATCGCGTTTGACTTGGGCGATGAAACTTTCAGTGAGATTTCACTCCCAGATCCTATACAACGTTATAACAACAGTCAGACTAATGTTCTGGGCGTTTTGTTTGAAAAGCTTTGTGTGATGTCATGCATGTCTCAGGGTGACTGTGAGGTGTGGGTAATGGAAGAGTACGGGGTGACTACATCGTGGGTGAAACGCCTTGTTTTTACACAGTTGTTTACTGGTCATAACATTCCACTTGGGTTCACATTGCGTGGCGAGCTTATTTTTGAATTCGGTGATCGTCATCTAGCTTTGTACGATTCAAATGGAGACATACTTAAGGTGTTGAAGACGATCGAGAAAGAAGTTATTTATCTCAAGATTGTTCAGTATGTAGACAGTCTCGTTTGGGTAGCACACCTGGTTGGTAATTCGTGTGGCAGCACGCAAACAGTATAA